A genomic window from Triticum urartu cultivar G1812 chromosome 7, Tu2.1, whole genome shotgun sequence includes:
- the LOC125522575 gene encoding cortical cell-delineating protein-like, with protein sequence MTPSKLALFLALNLVLLAAAQGCGPYCPPVVPTPPIRPPPVVPSTGGGSCPINTLKLGVCADVLNLVKLKIGVPANEQCCPLLGGLADLDAAVCLCTAIRANILGIELNVPIDLVLLLNQCGKKCPSDFTCPI encoded by the coding sequence ATGACGCCCTCCAAGCTCGCCCTCTTCCTCGCCCTGAACCTGGTCCTCCTTGCCGCCGCCCAGGGCTGCGGACCCTACTGCCCGCCGGTCGTACCTACCCCACCGATCCGCCCACCGCCTGTCGTGCCATCGACCGGCGGGGGCAGCTGCCCGATCAACACGCTGAAGCTGGGCGTGTGCGCCGACGTGCTGAACCTAGTGAAGCTCAAGATCGGCGTGCCGGCGAACGAGCAGTGCTGCCCGCTCCTGGGCGGGCTCGCCGACCTTGACGCCGCCGTGTGCCTCTGCACCGCCATCAGGGCCAACATCCTCGGCATCGAGCTCAACGTCCCCATCgacctcgtcctcctcctcaacCAGTGCGGCAAGAAGTGCCCCTCCGACTTCACCTGCCCTATCTGA